One Cryptomeria japonica chromosome 9, Sugi_1.0, whole genome shotgun sequence genomic window carries:
- the LOC131042844 gene encoding pentatricopeptide repeat-containing protein At2g39620: protein MPLPTTTHFNLTALCREGRLKEALHILFTTHNPPEDSSTCLLLLQTCILKNALSQGKIVHSFITQRRCAFGLRTTHNKLIYMYAKCGSLVDARKVFDQMKEQDSVSWNTIVAAYRRHGYPHEAVTLFHQMQRTGFQPDQFTFASVLPACAEMGALEHGIDIHQIIKDRGISSNVVVVTALVDMYAKCGSIDKARELFDQIPYRNVVSWNVMIAGYAQIGFVEKAVETFKQMQLAGVQPDFTTFASILPACAKMGALEQGMYIHQSIKDRGISSNVVVASALVDMYAKCGRIDKARELFDSMPQKDVVSWNAMIAGYAQNGFVEKALDTFKQMQLAGINPNSVTFASILPACAKIGALEQGMDIHQSILQWGFSSDIIVGNALVDMYAKCNSIDKAWELFERMPQRNVVSWTAMIAGYAQNEFVEKAVETFKQMQLAGVKPNSTTFASILSACAKMGALEQGMDIHQSIMEGGFLSDIMIGNALVDMYAKCGRINKAYELFNKMPQRNVVSWTAMIAGYAQNGFVEKALETFKQMQLADVKPNSTTFASILPACAKMGVLEQGVDIHQSIKDKEILSDVVVATALVDMYAKCGCIDKARELFDKMHQRNVVSWNAMITGYLQIGLFEKALETFKQMQMAGVKPNSTTFASILPACAKTGALEQGMDIHQSIMEWESLSEMIVGNALIDMYAKCGSIDKARELFDTMSERDVISWNAMIAGYTQNGFVEKALETFKQMQLAGVMPNSTTFASILPACAKMGALEQGMDIHQSIMEGGFLSDIIVANALVDMYAKCASIDKARELFDRMPQRDVISWNAMISGYAQNGFCKDAFKIFELMKHSGTSPDTISFACVLCACSHAGLVDEGCTYFNHMSNLYCISPTVDHYVCMVDLLARAGYLEDTLNFIIKMSVRPVVVVWMCFLSGCRSHMNIGLGVFTATLLLDLDPKNAATYVILSNIYAKVGRWDEVQMVRSLMKDRGIKKIPGCSWIEVHKMVHAFCVRDRSHS, encoded by the coding sequence ATGCCATTGCCAACCACTACTCATTTCAATCTGACAGCATTGTGTAGAGAGGGCCGGTTGAAGGAGGCGCTGCACATTCTTTTTACAACACACAACCCTCCTGAAGACTCCTCTACATGTCTTCTATTATTGCAGACCTGCATTCTCAAGAACGCGCTTTCACAAGGAAAAATTGTCCACTCTTTCATCACTCAAAGACGATGCGCATTTGGGTTACGCACAACTCATAATAAGCTTATTTATATGTATGCGAAGTGCGGAAGTTTGGTTGATGCTCGTAAAGTTTTTGACCAAATGAAGGAGCAAGACAGCGTCTCATGGAATACGATTGTTGCGGCGTACAGAAGACATGGGTATCCTCACGAGGCAGTAACACTGTTTCACCAAATGCAACGAACAGGTTTCCAACCCGATCAGTTCACATTTGCCAGCGTGCTTCCAGCCTGTGCCgagatgggagctttggaacatggCATAGACATCCATCAAATTATAAAGGATAGAGGCATTTCgtcaaatgttgtagttgtaactgcactggtagacatgtatgcaaaatgtggaagcatagacaaggcacgtgaactgtttgaccaaATACCTTACAGAAATGTCGTCTCATGGAAtgtaatgattgcaggatatgcacaaataggatttgttgaaaaggctgtagaaactttcaaacaaatgcaattggcaggtgtacaGCCTGATttcacaacttttgccagcatcctccctgcctgtgctaaaatgggagctttggaacagggtatgtacatccatcaaagcataaaggatagaggaatttcgtcaaatgttgtagttgcaagtgctctggtagacatgtatgcaaaatgtggaaggatagacaaggcacgtgaactatttgacagTATGCCTCAAAAAGATGTGGTCtcgtggaatgccatgattgcaggatatgcgcaaaatggatttgttgaaaaggctttagatacTTTCAAGCAGATGCAATTGGCAGGTATAAATCCAAATTCCgtaacctttgccagcatcctccctgcctgtgccaaaataggagctttggaacagggtatggacatccatcaaagcatattgCAATGGGGGTTTTCGTCAGATATAATAGTTGGAAATgctttggtagacatgtatgcaaaatgtaacagcatagacaaggcatgggaaTTGTTTGAGAGAATGCCTCAGAGAAACGTGGtctcctggactgcaatgattgcaggatatgcacaaaatgaatttgttgagaaggctgtagaaacttttaagcaaatgcaattggcaggtgtaaagcctaattccacaacctttgcgaGCATTCTCTCTGCCTGtgctaaaatgggagctttggaacagggtatggacatccatcaaagcataatggaagggGGTTTTCTGTCAGACATTATGattggaaatgctctggtagacatgtatgcaaaatgtggaaggatAAATAAAGCGTATGAATTGTTTaataaaatgcctcaaagaaatgtggtctcatggactgcaatgattgcaggatatgcacaaaatggattcgttgaaaaggctttagaaactttcaaacaaatgcagttGGCAGATGTAAAGcctaattccacaacctttgccagcatcctccctgcctgtgccaaaatgggagttttggaacagggtgtagacatccatcaaagcataaaggataaagaaattttgtcagatgttgtagttgcaactgccctggtagacatgtatgcaaaatgtggatgtatagacaaggcacgtgaactctTTGACAAAATGCATCAAAGAAATGTGGtatcatggaatgccatgattacAGGATATTTACAAATTGGATTGTttgaaaaagctttagaaactttcaagcaaatgcaaatggcaggagtaaagccaaattccacaacctttgccagcatcctccctgcctgtgccaaaacgggagctttggaacagggtatggacatccatcagaGCATAATGGAATGGGAATCTTTGTCAGAGATGATAGTTGgaaatgctctgatagacatgtatgcaaaatgtggaagcatagacaaggcacgtgaactgtttgacacaATGTctgaaagagatgtcatctcatggaatgcaatgattgcaggatatacacaaaacggatttgttgaaaaagctttagaaacattcaagcaaatgcaattggcaggtgttatgccaaattccacaacctttgccagcatcctccctgcctgtgccaaaatgggagctttggaacagggtatggacatccatcaaagcataatggaagggggatttttgtcagatattatagttgcaaatgctctggtagacatgtatgcaaaatgtgcgAGCATAGACAAAGCACGTgagttgtttgacagaatgcctcaaagagatgtcatctcatggaatgcaatgatttcaggatatgcacaaaatggattttgcaaggatgctttcaaaatttttgaattaatgaagcattctGGAACATCTCCCGATACTATAAGCTTTGCTTGTGTTTTATGTGCGTGCAGTCATGCGGGTTTAGTCGATGAGGGCTGTACATATTTCAATCACATGAGTAACCTTTATTGCATTTCACCTACAGTTGATCATTATGTATGCATGGTTGATCTTCTTGCTCGTGCTGGCTATCTTGAGGATACTCTAAACTTTATCATTAAGATGTCAGTTAGACCTGTGGTTGTTGTGTGGATGTGTTTTCTTAGTGGCTGTAGATCACATATGAATATAGGCTTAGGAGTGTTTACAGCAACGCTGCTTTTGGATTTGGATCCTAAAAATGCTGCGACCTATGTTATTCTCTCAAACATATATGCAAAAGTAGGCAGGTGGGATGAGGTTCAAATGGTAAGGAGTTTGATGAAAGATAGAGGAATTAAAAAGATCcctggatgtagttggattgaagtCCATAAAATGGTACATGCTTTTTGTGTAAGGGATAGATCGCATTCATAG